From one Nocardioides scoriae genomic stretch:
- a CDS encoding CAP domain-containing protein, protein MELKTFARAVALGTTLLLAGGAVPASTLAQAAPAPSGSQAQVLATSAPTATGAVPRAAWSGAIRTSDQAAVNDAYWKSWAPAQTLRTGWGGDLSGCRAGAPSAESRTATLGAINFVRSLGGLAPVSFDPKLDATAQSAALIMSANKALSHAPPSSWRCYSSVGRSSAGKSNLALDPSGLTAGQAVDLYMSEPGAANYVVGHRRWVMNPFAVTMGSGATDTAHALTVIGAKSTSRPNPSWVPWPTKGWFPSTMEPDGRWSLSAGASMDLRYASVRVTRDGTAIKAVKQRVVNGYARPTLVFQVPASLATSGTFKVSVTGIRRAGTSKRYSTSWTTTMFTPQAPAPATQPAP, encoded by the coding sequence ATGGAGCTCAAGACCTTCGCACGTGCCGTCGCCCTCGGCACGACGCTGCTGCTCGCGGGCGGTGCGGTGCCGGCCTCGACCCTGGCCCAGGCCGCGCCCGCCCCGAGCGGGTCCCAGGCCCAGGTGCTGGCCACGAGTGCCCCCACCGCGACCGGGGCGGTCCCCCGGGCCGCCTGGTCGGGCGCGATCCGCACCTCCGACCAGGCAGCCGTCAACGACGCCTACTGGAAGTCGTGGGCTCCGGCGCAGACGCTGCGCACCGGCTGGGGCGGTGACCTGTCGGGCTGCCGTGCCGGCGCCCCCTCGGCCGAGTCCCGCACCGCCACGCTCGGCGCCATCAACTTCGTCCGCTCGCTCGGCGGGCTCGCCCCGGTCTCCTTCGACCCCAAGCTGGACGCGACGGCCCAGAGCGCGGCGCTGATCATGTCGGCCAACAAGGCCCTGAGCCACGCACCGCCCAGCTCCTGGCGCTGCTACTCCTCGGTGGGCCGCAGCTCGGCCGGGAAGTCCAACCTCGCCCTCGACCCCTCGGGCCTGACCGCGGGCCAGGCGGTCGACCTCTACATGAGCGAGCCCGGAGCCGCCAACTACGTGGTCGGGCACCGCCGCTGGGTGATGAACCCCTTCGCGGTCACGATGGGCTCCGGCGCCACCGACACCGCCCACGCCCTGACCGTCATCGGCGCCAAGAGCACCAGCCGCCCCAACCCGAGCTGGGTGCCCTGGCCCACCAAGGGCTGGTTCCCCAGCACCATGGAGCCCGACGGCCGGTGGTCGCTCTCGGCCGGCGCCTCGATGGACCTGCGCTACGCCAGCGTCCGGGTGACCCGCGACGGCACCGCCATCAAGGCGGTCAAGCAGCGCGTCGTCAACGGCTACGCCCGACCCACCCTGGTGTTCCAGGTGCCGGCCAGCCTGGCCACGAGCGGCACCTTCAAGGTCAGCGTGACCGGGATCCGACGCGCGGGGACCTCCAAGCGCTACAGCACCTCGTGGACCACCACGATGTTCACGCCCCAGGCGCCTGCCCCGGCGACGCAGCCGGCGCCCTGA
- a CDS encoding methylmalonyl-CoA mutase family protein, giving the protein MTSDVRLSPPVSLEAGAGGSAGGDAGREAWEHAAAAVLRKAGRLGEDDQDSAVWDRLARTTLDGLRVAPLGTPALVADLPEPVRPPARDAGWDVRPLLADPNAARGNASALTDLENGATSLLVRVGPGGTAADDLGQLLQGVLLDVAPVVLDAPSDPLGAARALADLLGGTTAAPGTNLGVDPVAARLRGVAPEGDDPAETVAEAARLAGDLGCRALVVDGTAVHDLGGSDVQEVGYALAVAAHHLRALEAAGVDVDDAARLVEFRLAATDEQFPTIAKLRAVRRLWARMLELSGAGEDHRQMVLHVVTSRPMMTRYDPWVNMLRTCVATFAAGVGGADAVTVLPFDSRLGIPDDFARRIARNTSTLLVEESHVAKVADPAGGAFAVERLTDDLAVAGWEELGRIEEAGGVLAVLDDGSLRARVEEVVTERDRQVATRRRAITGTSEFPNLHEQLPERPPLPEGTPAVRPWAEPFERLRDEPAGTPVFLATMGSVAAHTARATYAANLFAAGGVDVVGSGPHDDVAAVLEDYRGPDGGQPVVCLVGHDRAYDAWGAELVAALREAGARRVVVAGKPGELGVDDSAAVGVDALAFLQRTRGHLS; this is encoded by the coding sequence ATGACCAGTGACGTCCGTCTCAGCCCGCCGGTGTCCCTGGAAGCGGGAGCGGGCGGGTCCGCCGGCGGTGACGCGGGCCGCGAGGCCTGGGAGCACGCCGCCGCCGCGGTGCTCCGCAAGGCGGGCCGTCTCGGCGAGGACGACCAGGACTCCGCCGTGTGGGACCGGCTCGCCCGGACCACCCTCGACGGCCTGCGGGTCGCACCGCTCGGCACGCCCGCGCTCGTCGCCGACCTGCCCGAGCCCGTCCGGCCCCCGGCGCGCGACGCCGGCTGGGACGTCCGGCCGCTGCTGGCCGACCCGAACGCCGCCCGCGGCAACGCCTCGGCGCTGACCGACCTGGAGAACGGCGCCACCTCCCTGCTGGTGAGGGTGGGCCCCGGCGGCACCGCCGCCGACGACCTCGGCCAGCTGCTCCAGGGCGTGCTGCTCGACGTCGCCCCGGTGGTGCTCGACGCACCGTCGGACCCCCTGGGGGCTGCCCGCGCGCTGGCGGACCTGCTCGGCGGCACCACCGCGGCGCCCGGGACCAACCTGGGCGTGGACCCGGTGGCCGCCCGGCTGCGCGGGGTCGCGCCCGAGGGCGACGACCCGGCGGAGACCGTGGCCGAGGCTGCCCGCCTGGCCGGCGACCTGGGCTGCCGCGCCCTGGTGGTCGACGGCACCGCGGTGCACGACCTCGGGGGCTCCGACGTGCAGGAGGTCGGCTACGCGCTGGCGGTGGCGGCCCACCACCTGCGGGCGCTCGAGGCCGCCGGCGTCGACGTGGACGACGCCGCGCGGCTGGTGGAGTTCCGCCTGGCCGCGACCGACGAGCAGTTCCCCACGATCGCGAAGCTGCGCGCCGTGCGCCGGCTCTGGGCGCGGATGCTCGAGCTGAGCGGCGCGGGCGAGGACCACCGCCAGATGGTGCTCCACGTGGTCACCTCGCGACCGATGATGACCCGCTACGACCCCTGGGTGAACATGCTGCGCACCTGCGTGGCGACGTTCGCGGCCGGCGTGGGCGGCGCCGACGCCGTCACCGTGCTTCCCTTCGACAGCCGCCTCGGCATCCCCGACGACTTCGCCCGCCGGATCGCGCGCAACACCTCGACGCTGCTCGTCGAGGAGTCCCACGTCGCCAAGGTCGCCGACCCGGCCGGGGGCGCCTTCGCCGTCGAGCGGCTCACCGACGACCTCGCCGTGGCCGGCTGGGAGGAGCTGGGCCGCATCGAGGAGGCGGGTGGCGTGCTCGCCGTCCTCGACGACGGCTCGCTGCGCGCCCGCGTCGAGGAGGTGGTCACCGAGCGCGACCGCCAGGTCGCGACGCGGCGCCGCGCGATCACCGGCACCTCGGAGTTCCCGAACCTCCACGAGCAGCTGCCCGAGCGGCCGCCGCTGCCCGAGGGCACCCCTGCGGTGCGGCCGTGGGCCGAGCCCTTCGAGCGGCTCCGCGACGAGCCGGCGGGCACGCCCGTCTTCCTGGCCACGATGGGCAGCGTCGCCGCCCACACCGCCCGCGCGACGTACGCCGCCAACCTGTTCGCCGCGGGCGGCGTCGACGTGGTCGGCTCCGGCCCCCACGACGACGTGGCGGCGGTGCTCGAGGACTACCGCGGGCCCGACGGCGGCCAGCCGGTGGTGTGCCTGGTCGGCCACGACCGGGCGTACGACGCGTGGGGGGCCGAGCTGGTGGCCGCCCTGCGCGAGGCGGGCGCCCGGCGGGTGGTGGTCGCGGGCAAGCCCGGCGAGCTGGGCGTCGACGACAGCGCCGCCGTGGGCGTGGACGCCCTGGCCTTCCTGCAGCGCACGAGAGGACACCTGTCATGA
- a CDS encoding GNAT family N-acetyltransferase, which produces MEAPVGGRVVAQGEGLVLRAPVPGDRSRMLEQAHDPVQLRHGQPAGVPVPSVIADLDDRVARSAQALADRTPGDLVVAEAADPALFLGSVSWRQDTPPLLRIADVGYAVHADARGRGVATRAVRLLSRWLLLDADGPGQARAQLEHSVENAASCRVALAAGYAREGVRRGFLPMCDPDHPDGVRRHDVCSHGLLPSDLA; this is translated from the coding sequence GTGGAGGCACCGGTGGGCGGACGGGTCGTGGCGCAGGGCGAGGGGCTGGTGCTGCGCGCGCCGGTGCCCGGCGACCGGTCCCGGATGCTGGAGCAGGCCCACGACCCCGTCCAGCTGCGCCACGGGCAGCCGGCGGGCGTGCCCGTCCCGTCGGTGATCGCCGACCTCGACGACCGCGTCGCCCGCAGCGCCCAGGCGCTCGCCGACCGCACCCCGGGCGACCTGGTGGTCGCCGAGGCCGCCGACCCCGCCCTCTTCCTGGGCTCCGTGTCGTGGCGCCAGGACACCCCGCCGCTGCTCCGCATCGCCGACGTCGGGTACGCCGTGCACGCCGACGCCCGCGGCCGCGGCGTCGCGACCCGGGCGGTGCGGCTGCTGAGCCGCTGGCTGCTCCTCGACGCCGACGGCCCCGGCCAGGCCCGCGCCCAGCTCGAGCACAGCGTCGAGAACGCCGCCTCCTGCCGGGTCGCCCTCGCCGCCGGCTACGCCCGCGAGGGGGTGCGCCGCGGCTTCCTCCCGATGTGCGACCCCGACCACCCCGACGGCGTGCGCCGCCACGACGTCTGCTCCCACGGCCTGCTGCCCTCCGACCTGGCCTAG
- the meaB gene encoding methylmalonyl Co-A mutase-associated GTPase MeaB — MPAPDVDALVEGVRAGRRASVSRAITLVESARADHRVAARELLTRLTDGAAPASVRVGISGVPGVGKSTFIEALGSHLTGLGHRVGVLAVDPSSVRTGGSVLGDKTRMATLAADPAAYIRPSPTAGTLGGVARATTQAMVVLEQGGYDVVLVETVGVGQSEVTVAGMVDTFCFLTLARTGDQLQGIKKGILEIADVIAVNKADPPSASGGGGDRAAEARSAAKELAGALRLVHGGGDGWVPPVLTCSALHDQGIDEVWARVLAHRESMGEQGLADKRAGQQLDFTWALVRDELDQRLRRSPGVGAVRDDVRRELLAGLTTAPLAADRLLAAYDSDPRQR; from the coding sequence GTGCCGGCTCCTGACGTCGACGCGCTCGTCGAGGGGGTCCGTGCGGGCCGGCGCGCGTCGGTGTCGCGGGCCATCACCCTGGTGGAGTCGGCCCGCGCCGACCACCGGGTGGCGGCGCGCGAGCTGCTGACCCGGCTCACCGACGGCGCTGCGCCGGCGTCGGTGCGGGTCGGGATCTCCGGGGTGCCCGGCGTCGGCAAGTCGACCTTCATCGAGGCGCTGGGCAGCCACCTCACGGGGCTCGGCCACCGCGTCGGCGTGCTCGCCGTCGACCCGTCCTCGGTGCGCACCGGCGGCTCGGTGCTCGGCGACAAGACCCGGATGGCGACCCTCGCGGCCGACCCCGCGGCGTACATCCGACCCTCGCCGACGGCCGGCACCCTGGGCGGCGTCGCCCGCGCCACCACCCAGGCGATGGTGGTGCTCGAGCAGGGCGGGTACGACGTGGTGCTGGTCGAGACCGTGGGCGTGGGCCAGTCGGAGGTGACCGTGGCCGGCATGGTCGACACCTTCTGCTTCCTCACCCTGGCCCGCACCGGCGACCAGCTGCAGGGCATCAAGAAGGGCATCCTGGAGATCGCCGACGTGATCGCGGTCAACAAGGCCGACCCGCCGAGCGCCTCGGGCGGCGGCGGCGACCGCGCGGCCGAGGCCCGGTCGGCGGCCAAGGAGCTCGCCGGCGCCCTGCGCCTCGTGCACGGCGGGGGCGACGGCTGGGTGCCGCCGGTGCTCACCTGCTCGGCGCTGCACGACCAGGGCATCGACGAGGTCTGGGCGCGGGTGCTCGCGCACCGGGAGTCGATGGGGGAGCAGGGCCTGGCCGACAAGCGCGCCGGCCAGCAGCTCGACTTCACCTGGGCGCTGGTGCGCGACGAGCTCGACCAGCGGCTGCGGCGCTCGCCCGGGGTGGGCGCCGTGCGGGACGACGTACGACGCGAGCTGCTGGCCGGCCTGACCACCGCACCCCTGGCGGCCGACCGGCTGCTCGCGGCGTACGACAGCGACCCGAGGCAGCGCTGA
- a CDS encoding succinate dehydrogenase/fumarate reductase iron-sulfur subunit, which produces MKLTLKIWRQAGPQAEGGIRTYDVDEISEDMSFLEMLDVLNEQLINDDEEPIVFDHDCREGICGSCDLMINGEAHGPEVTTTCQLHMRSFHDGETITVEPWRAEAFPIIKDLMVDRSAFDRIISSGGFVSVNTGAAPDAHATPVPKANADRAFDVATCIGCGACVAACPNGSASLFLGAKITHLGELPQGQAERDTRVASMVAQHDHEGFGGCTNIGECASACPKGIPLDVISQLNKDLRTAIRHGH; this is translated from the coding sequence ATGAAGCTCACCCTGAAGATCTGGCGCCAGGCCGGCCCGCAGGCCGAGGGCGGCATCCGCACCTACGACGTCGACGAGATCTCCGAGGACATGTCGTTCCTCGAGATGCTCGACGTGCTCAACGAGCAGCTGATCAACGACGACGAGGAGCCCATCGTCTTCGACCACGACTGTCGCGAGGGCATCTGCGGCAGCTGCGACCTGATGATCAACGGCGAGGCCCACGGCCCCGAGGTCACCACGACCTGCCAGCTGCACATGCGCTCCTTCCACGACGGCGAGACCATCACCGTCGAGCCGTGGCGCGCCGAGGCGTTCCCGATCATCAAGGACCTGATGGTCGACCGGTCGGCCTTCGACCGCATCATCTCCAGCGGCGGCTTCGTCTCGGTCAACACCGGCGCTGCCCCCGACGCCCACGCGACGCCGGTGCCCAAGGCCAACGCCGACCGCGCCTTCGACGTCGCCACCTGCATCGGCTGCGGCGCCTGCGTCGCTGCGTGCCCCAACGGCTCGGCCTCGCTGTTCCTCGGCGCCAAGATCACCCACCTCGGCGAGCTGCCGCAGGGCCAGGCCGAGCGGGACACCCGCGTGGCCAGCATGGTCGCCCAGCACGACCACGAGGGCTTCGGCGGCTGCACCAACATCGGCGAGTGCGCGTCGGCCTGCCCCAAGGGCATCCCGCTCGACGTGATCTCGCAGCTCAACAAGGACCTGCGGACCGCGATCCGGCACGGCCACTAG
- a CDS encoding fumarate reductase/succinate dehydrogenase flavoprotein subunit encodes MSNPALKTSDPSSPEDPQQHDDAAGYYVAGEPVRDTKAPAGPIEEKWDTRQFDARIVNPANRRKVSVIMVGTGLAGGSAAATLGEAGYQVKTFCYQDSPRRAHSIAAQGGINAAKNYKGDGDSVHRLFYDTIKGGDYRSRETNVFRLAQVSTNIIDQCVAQGVPFAREYGGLLDNRSFGGVQVSRTFYARGQTGQQLLLGAYQALERQIGAGTVQQYSRHEMVELVVVDGRARGVIVRDMVTGELETHLADVVVLASGGYGNVFFLSTNAMGCNVTATWRAHRKGAYMANPCYTQIHPTCIPVSGAHQSKLTLMSESLRNDGRIWVPKDAKDADKDPREIPEEDRDYYLERIYPAFGNLVPRDIASRQAKNMCDEGRGVGPEVEGVRRGVYLDFSEAIGRLGRPAIESKYGNLFDMYARITGEDPYEVPMRIYPAVHYVMGGLWVDYDLQSTIPGLFVAGEANFSDHGANRLGASALMQGLADGYFVLPNTIRDYLADSPFEKIDEDHPAVVEARTAAEARINHFLSNKGTRSVDSYHRELGNIMWEYCGMERTEDGLKKAIDLIRTLKDDFWRNVKVLGSGDTVNQSLEKAGRVADFLELGELMCIDALNRRESCGGHFRGESQTEDGEALRHDDQYAYVAAWEWGGEGEKPVLHKEDLVYESVEMKQRSYK; translated from the coding sequence ATGAGCAACCCCGCCCTCAAGACCTCCGACCCCTCCTCCCCCGAGGACCCGCAGCAGCACGACGACGCCGCCGGCTACTACGTCGCGGGCGAGCCCGTGCGCGACACCAAGGCGCCGGCCGGTCCCATCGAGGAGAAGTGGGACACGCGGCAGTTCGACGCCCGCATCGTCAACCCCGCCAACCGTCGCAAGGTCTCGGTCATCATGGTCGGCACCGGCCTGGCCGGCGGCTCTGCCGCGGCGACGCTGGGCGAGGCGGGCTACCAGGTCAAGACCTTCTGCTACCAGGACTCCCCCCGTCGCGCGCACTCCATCGCGGCGCAGGGCGGCATCAACGCCGCCAAGAACTACAAGGGCGACGGCGACTCGGTCCACCGGCTCTTCTACGACACCATCAAGGGCGGCGACTACCGCTCCCGCGAGACCAACGTCTTCCGCCTGGCCCAGGTGAGCACCAACATCATCGACCAGTGCGTCGCGCAGGGCGTCCCCTTCGCCCGCGAGTACGGCGGCCTGCTCGACAACCGCTCCTTCGGCGGCGTCCAGGTCTCGCGCACCTTCTACGCCCGCGGCCAGACCGGCCAGCAGCTGCTGCTCGGCGCCTACCAGGCCCTCGAGCGCCAGATCGGCGCCGGCACGGTCCAGCAGTACTCCCGCCACGAGATGGTGGAGCTCGTCGTCGTCGACGGCCGCGCCCGCGGCGTCATCGTGCGCGACATGGTCACCGGCGAGCTGGAGACCCACCTCGCCGACGTCGTCGTGCTCGCCAGCGGCGGCTACGGCAACGTCTTCTTCCTCTCCACCAACGCCATGGGCTGCAACGTCACCGCCACCTGGCGCGCCCACCGCAAGGGCGCCTACATGGCCAACCCCTGCTACACCCAGATCCACCCCACGTGCATCCCGGTCTCCGGCGCCCACCAGTCGAAGCTGACCCTGATGAGCGAGTCGCTGCGCAACGACGGCCGCATCTGGGTGCCCAAGGACGCCAAGGACGCCGACAAGGACCCCCGGGAGATCCCGGAGGAGGACCGCGACTACTACCTGGAGCGGATCTACCCCGCCTTCGGCAATCTGGTGCCCCGCGACATCGCCTCGCGCCAGGCCAAGAACATGTGCGACGAGGGCCGCGGCGTCGGCCCCGAGGTCGAGGGCGTGCGCCGCGGCGTCTACCTCGACTTCTCCGAGGCCATCGGCCGCCTCGGCCGCCCGGCCATCGAGAGCAAGTACGGCAACCTGTTCGACATGTACGCCCGCATCACCGGCGAGGACCCCTACGAGGTCCCGATGCGGATCTACCCCGCGGTCCACTACGTCATGGGCGGCCTGTGGGTCGACTACGACCTGCAGTCGACGATCCCCGGCCTGTTCGTGGCCGGCGAGGCCAACTTCTCCGACCACGGGGCCAACCGCCTCGGCGCCTCGGCGCTGATGCAGGGCCTGGCCGACGGCTACTTCGTGCTGCCGAACACGATCCGCGACTACCTCGCCGACAGCCCGTTCGAGAAGATCGACGAGGACCACCCGGCCGTCGTCGAGGCGCGCACCGCGGCTGAGGCCCGGATCAACCACTTCCTGTCCAACAAGGGCACCCGCAGCGTCGACTCCTACCACCGCGAGCTCGGCAACATCATGTGGGAGTACTGCGGCATGGAGCGCACCGAGGACGGCCTGAAGAAGGCGATCGACCTCATCCGCACCCTCAAGGACGACTTCTGGCGCAACGTCAAGGTCCTGGGCTCGGGCGACACCGTCAACCAGTCGCTGGAGAAGGCCGGCCGCGTCGCCGACTTCCTCGAGCTCGGCGAGCTGATGTGCATCGACGCCCTCAACCGTCGCGAGTCCTGCGGCGGCCACTTCCGCGGCGAGTCGCAGACCGAGGACGGCGAGGCGCTGCGCCACGACGACCAGTACGCCTACGTCGCCGCCTGGGAGTGGGGCGGCGAGGGCGAGAAGCCGGTCCTGCACAAGGAGGACCTCGTCTACGAGTCCGTCGAGATGAAGCAGCGCAGCTACAAGTGA
- a CDS encoding 2'-5' RNA ligase family protein, with product MPTIGVSVAVPEPWGGELQRYRIALGDEAARGIPTHITLLPPYDVDEAGVTALVDHLGAVAARSECFSVHLRGTGSFRPVSPVVFVGVVEGISQCEQLAGDVLDGPLALDRDFPYHPHVTVAHHLADEELDRAFADLAHYEAAFEVSEMWMYRQDPQLGWQPSQAFPLGLRAPAASPGQAPGA from the coding sequence GTGCCGACCATCGGAGTCTCCGTCGCCGTCCCCGAGCCCTGGGGCGGGGAGCTGCAGCGCTACCGCATCGCGCTCGGCGACGAGGCGGCGCGCGGGATCCCGACCCACATCACCCTGCTCCCGCCGTACGACGTGGACGAGGCCGGCGTGACGGCGCTGGTCGACCACCTCGGCGCGGTCGCCGCGCGGTCGGAGTGCTTCTCGGTCCACCTGCGCGGCACCGGCAGCTTCCGCCCGGTCTCCCCGGTGGTCTTCGTCGGGGTCGTCGAGGGGATCAGCCAGTGCGAGCAGCTGGCGGGCGACGTCCTCGACGGACCGCTCGCGCTCGACCGCGACTTCCCCTACCACCCGCACGTCACCGTGGCCCACCACCTCGCGGACGAGGAGCTCGACCGGGCCTTCGCCGACCTCGCCCACTACGAGGCGGCCTTCGAGGTCAGCGAGATGTGGATGTACCGGCAGGACCCGCAGCTGGGGTGGCAGCCCTCGCAGGCCTTCCCGCTGGGGCTCAGGGCGCCGGCTGCGTCGCCGGGGCAGGCGCCTGGGGCGTGA
- a CDS encoding PP2C family protein-serine/threonine phosphatase — translation MATVTTLSTRVHRYLTDPVATWRTGSRESQTLTLVALLVGVTACFAVSLTRYPLMPLTSYYVWLLLGMLLLRFRPLVVLSLVATTMAVTAMVVANDLNATRVTAILNLVVSVGLVLFASSRQHSGLPGPLSEAMLTDLRRRLQASGTVPPLPHGWTSQSAMLASNGIGYGGDFLVADLTQDGRRLEMILVDVCGKGVGAAAQALQFGGALGGLIGSLPPQGLFEAANDFLLRQGNDESFSTAVHVTVDLETGDYLLTSAGHPPALVWWPQEAEWRVAAARGTALGILPQPEMHTSTGTLGPGQALMFYTDGVIEYRSRDLDVGLQWLRERGASAVADGFDGAAGRLLSDVRRGEDDRAVLILHRATEPATLEQGVPESRPTTS, via the coding sequence ATGGCCACGGTCACGACCCTGTCGACGCGCGTGCACCGCTACCTCACCGACCCCGTCGCCACCTGGCGCACCGGCAGCCGCGAGAGCCAGACCCTGACGCTGGTGGCGCTGCTCGTCGGGGTGACGGCGTGCTTCGCCGTCTCGCTGACCCGCTACCCGCTGATGCCCCTGACGTCCTACTACGTGTGGCTGCTGCTGGGCATGCTGCTGCTGCGGTTCCGCCCGCTGGTGGTGCTCTCGCTGGTCGCGACCACGATGGCCGTCACCGCGATGGTGGTCGCCAACGACCTCAACGCCACCCGGGTGACCGCCATCCTCAACCTGGTGGTGTCGGTCGGCCTGGTGCTGTTCGCCTCCAGCCGCCAGCACAGCGGGCTGCCCGGTCCGCTCAGCGAGGCCATGCTGACCGACCTGCGCCGGCGGCTCCAGGCCAGCGGCACCGTGCCCCCGCTGCCCCACGGCTGGACGTCGCAGTCGGCCATGCTCGCCTCCAACGGCATCGGCTACGGCGGCGACTTCCTCGTGGCCGACCTGACCCAGGACGGACGCCGGCTCGAGATGATCCTGGTCGACGTCTGCGGCAAGGGAGTCGGCGCCGCCGCCCAGGCGCTGCAGTTCGGCGGGGCGCTCGGCGGGCTGATCGGCTCGCTGCCCCCGCAGGGCCTGTTCGAGGCGGCCAACGACTTCCTGCTCCGCCAGGGCAACGACGAGAGCTTCTCCACCGCCGTGCACGTCACCGTCGACCTCGAGACGGGCGACTACCTGCTCACCAGCGCCGGCCACCCGCCGGCCCTGGTCTGGTGGCCGCAGGAGGCCGAGTGGCGGGTCGCGGCCGCGCGGGGCACGGCGCTCGGGATCCTGCCCCAGCCCGAGATGCACACCAGCACCGGCACGCTCGGCCCCGGCCAGGCGCTGATGTTCTACACCGACGGCGTCATCGAGTACCGCTCGCGCGACCTCGACGTCGGCCTGCAGTGGCTGCGCGAGCGCGGGGCTAGCGCCGTCGCCGACGGCTTCGACGGCGCGGCGGGGCGGCTGCTGTCCGACGTGCGCCGGGGCGAGGACGACCGCGCGGTGCTGATCCTGCACCGCGCCACCGAGCCGGCCACGCTGGAGCAGGGCGTGCCTGAGAGCCGCCCGACGACTTCGTGA
- a CDS encoding glycosyltransferase produces the protein MRIALVTEQFSPADEPAARVTREVTTRLVADGHDVVVFACGRGQATFHGARMFWASRMTPVSAVREAMALSRPDVCHLVDPHRLGMKAAEAAERLGIPTVVLGPRGWAPGVDPADHHPGLRDEALHARWARAHAPDGGQLVAGYFGPLTKRNVLGRLATVARLPGVRLLAVGEGPGAEQLRSAGAKVVPHASGVERARCLATVDVLLQPRKRETCSPVVLEALASGVPVVAYAAGTAADVVRHERTGLLVPTERGGRAFARHVARLAASPDLRHVLSTGARESVADRTWDQAVRELVDVHYAAALPATTSGQLAAQRLP, from the coding sequence ATGCGCATCGCCCTGGTCACCGAGCAGTTCTCCCCCGCCGACGAGCCCGCGGCCCGGGTGACCCGCGAGGTCACGACCCGGCTGGTCGCCGACGGCCACGACGTCGTGGTCTTCGCCTGCGGCCGGGGCCAGGCGACCTTCCACGGCGCCCGGATGTTCTGGGCGAGCCGGATGACGCCCGTCTCGGCCGTCCGCGAGGCGATGGCGCTCTCGCGGCCCGACGTGTGCCACCTCGTCGACCCGCACCGGCTGGGCATGAAGGCCGCCGAGGCGGCCGAGCGCCTGGGCATCCCCACCGTCGTCCTCGGCCCGCGGGGCTGGGCCCCCGGCGTCGACCCGGCCGACCACCACCCGGGGCTGCGCGACGAGGCGCTGCACGCGCGCTGGGCCCGGGCGCACGCCCCCGACGGCGGCCAGCTGGTCGCGGGCTACTTCGGGCCGCTGACCAAGCGCAACGTCCTGGGCCGGCTCGCCACGGTGGCCAGGCTGCCCGGCGTGCGGCTGCTGGCGGTCGGCGAGGGCCCCGGCGCCGAGCAGCTGCGCAGCGCCGGCGCCAAGGTGGTGCCCCACGCCTCCGGCGTCGAGCGCGCCCGCTGCCTGGCGACCGTCGACGTGCTGCTGCAGCCGCGCAAGCGCGAGACCTGCTCCCCCGTGGTGCTGGAGGCGCTGGCCAGCGGCGTCCCCGTCGTGGCGTACGCCGCGGGCACGGCCGCCGACGTGGTGCGCCACGAGCGCACCGGCCTGCTCGTCCCCACCGAGCGGGGCGGCCGCGCGTTCGCCCGCCACGTCGCCAGGCTGGCCGCCAGCCCCGACCTGCGCCACGTGCTGTCCACCGGCGCCCGCGAGTCGGTCGCCGACCGCACCTGGGACCAGGCGGTGCGCGAGCTCGTCGACGTGCACTACGCCGCCGCGCTGCCCGCGACCACCAGCGGGCAGCTCGCCGCGCAGCGCCTGCCCTGA
- a CDS encoding succinate dehydrogenase cytochrome b subunit — protein sequence MATTTLVKNSRSTRSTIALKILMAVTGLVFIAYVLLHMYGNLKAFAGHDSFNAYAEHLRVIGEPILPREGLLWIVRVVLLLSLVGHVYAAVTLWRRASTARGSKYVVKKNKHSSFSSHLMRWGGLTLLLFIVWHLLNFTVGKVNVSGGATNDPYNLLVDSFSVWWLTLIYLVAMFMLATHLHHGVWSAGQTLGLTNTASSRAAWKRAGLVVAVVVAGGFAAVPVSVLLGVIDK from the coding sequence GTGGCAACCACGACACTGGTGAAGAACAGCAGGTCGACGCGCTCGACCATCGCCCTGAAGATCCTCATGGCCGTCACCGGCCTCGTCTTCATCGCCTATGTGCTCCTGCACATGTACGGCAACCTCAAGGCGTTCGCGGGACACGACTCCTTCAACGCCTACGCCGAGCACCTGCGGGTCATCGGCGAGCCGATCCTGCCGCGCGAGGGTCTGCTCTGGATCGTCCGCGTGGTGCTCCTGCTCTCGCTGGTCGGCCACGTCTACGCCGCGGTGACGCTCTGGCGTCGCGCCAGCACCGCCCGCGGCTCGAAGTACGTCGTGAAGAAGAACAAGCACTCGTCGTTCTCCTCGCACCTGATGCGCTGGGGCGGCCTGACGCTGCTGCTGTTCATCGTGTGGCACCTGCTCAACTTCACCGTCGGCAAGGTCAACGTCTCCGGCGGCGCCACCAACGACCCCTACAACCTGCTCGTGGACTCCTTCTCGGTCTGGTGGCTCACGCTCATCTACCTCGTCGCGATGTTCATGCTCGCCACGCACCTGCACCACGGCGTCTGGAGCGCAGGACAGACCCTCGGACTGACCAACACCGCGTCGTCGCGCGCCGCCTGGAAGCGCGCCGGCCTCGTCGTCGCGGTCGTGGTGGCCGGCGGCTTCGCCGCGGTCCCGGTGTCCGTCCTGCTCGGCGTCATCGACAAGTAA